A portion of the Halobacillus ihumii genome contains these proteins:
- a CDS encoding DegV family protein — protein MRIQILCDSASDLSEETLHNYNLDRVSLGVTIGDQEFQDGQTITPKEVYKLMKEGEAPKTSQVSPNLFRETFLKYVESHQPFIYYALSSELSGTYQTAKMIEQEIKEEYPDAQFEVIDTKAASLGYGLIAIRAAELAENGGSFDDIIEVSNYYIEHMEHIFTVDDLEYLYRGGRVSKTAAFVGSLLKIKPLLHVEDGKLIPLEKIRGSKKVLKRMVEVMQERGQQLEQQRIAISHGDNIETAEKLADLIKSECGATQVEIDMIGAVIGAHAGPGTIALFFLNAPPK, from the coding sequence ATGAGGATTCAAATTCTATGTGACTCAGCCAGTGATCTGTCGGAAGAAACATTACATAACTATAATCTGGATCGAGTTTCTCTCGGTGTAACCATTGGGGACCAGGAATTTCAAGACGGACAAACCATTACCCCTAAAGAGGTTTATAAGTTAATGAAAGAAGGGGAAGCCCCGAAGACTTCGCAAGTTTCACCAAACTTATTCCGGGAAACCTTCCTGAAATATGTTGAGAGCCATCAGCCATTCATTTATTATGCCCTCTCCTCAGAGCTCTCAGGCACATATCAAACGGCCAAGATGATTGAACAAGAAATCAAAGAAGAGTATCCTGACGCCCAGTTTGAAGTCATTGATACAAAAGCTGCTTCCTTAGGCTACGGTCTAATTGCCATCAGAGCAGCTGAGTTAGCAGAGAATGGCGGATCCTTCGATGACATTATCGAAGTGAGCAACTACTATATCGAACATATGGAACATATTTTCACCGTTGATGATCTCGAATATTTATATCGCGGCGGTCGCGTCAGCAAAACGGCCGCCTTTGTCGGCAGTCTCTTAAAAATAAAACCTCTCCTACACGTAGAAGACGGGAAACTGATTCCTTTAGAAAAGATCCGCGGCTCCAAGAAAGTTTTAAAGCGGATGGTCGAAGTTATGCAGGAAAGAGGTCAGCAATTAGAGCAGCAGCGGATTGCCATCAGTCACGGGGATAATATTGAGACGGCTGAAAAACTGGCTGATTTAATCAAATCCGAATGCGGAGCCACCCAAGTGGAAATTGACATGATCGGTGCCGTGATTGGCGCCCATGCTGGCCCAGGAACAATCGCCTTGTTCTTTTTAAACGCCCCTCCTAAATAG
- a CDS encoding BsuPI-related putative proteinase inhibitor — protein MNKKDQPVGNEAPQYNVIPFIEQLAFDASVKADENQVNVQFSLTNEADEAVILGFSSSQLYEITIVNEAGETVYKYSEGQMFAQSLTTKELQPGDKLEAEELVEKELPDGQYEVRMTFLVATINDQPLESRPFQITKPFAIGEEVESNPDTGPEQEAANENSSQAGVSLDMVGEVFRNFTLTGENGQYKVTGEANVREGKFYYSVDDGHNVLVESKAVEVEKAAPDWSEFTIQMDIPKDKLPEQGALVMTIYQLDENGQPVNLNYVPLENFG, from the coding sequence ATGAACAAAAAGGACCAACCCGTTGGAAATGAAGCTCCACAGTACAATGTGATACCTTTCATTGAACAACTTGCGTTTGATGCAAGCGTAAAAGCGGATGAAAATCAAGTTAATGTCCAATTCTCGTTAACGAATGAAGCAGATGAAGCGGTGATTCTCGGGTTCAGCTCCAGTCAATTGTATGAAATCACCATTGTGAACGAGGCGGGGGAAACGGTCTATAAATATTCTGAGGGTCAAATGTTTGCCCAGAGTCTGACAACGAAAGAACTGCAGCCTGGTGATAAGCTTGAAGCTGAGGAGCTAGTGGAGAAAGAATTGCCTGATGGCCAATATGAAGTGAGGATGACGTTTTTAGTGGCCACGATCAATGATCAGCCTCTTGAATCTCGTCCTTTTCAAATTACGAAGCCCTTTGCGATAGGGGAAGAAGTTGAATCAAATCCTGACACTGGTCCGGAACAGGAAGCTGCGAATGAGAATTCCTCCCAAGCCGGGGTAAGCCTTGATATGGTCGGTGAGGTTTTTCGTAATTTTACATTAACAGGTGAAAATGGACAGTATAAAGTAACGGGTGAAGCCAATGTTCGTGAGGGGAAGTTTTATTATAGCGTAGATGATGGACATAATGTGCTGGTCGAGAGCAAGGCCGTTGAAGTAGAAAAGGCAGCGCCGGATTGGTCTGAGTTTACGATTCAAATGGACATACCTAAAGATAAGCTTCCAGAACAAGGCGCACTCGTCATGACGATTTATCAATTGGATGAAAACGGTCAGCCTGTTAACCTAAACTATGTTCCTTTAGAAAATTTTGGATAA
- a CDS encoding Cof-type HAD-IIB family hydrolase — protein sequence MTKQHLIALDLDGTLLTDEKTISPKTKAMVLTAIEQGHIVCIATGRPHRASIDFYHELGLNTPMVNFNGALIHHPKDERWDALHSPLSVRTAHKIIHTCHELGVKNILAEVMDDVYLDQHDEEIMEIFHTTDDNPITIGRLQANLTEDPTSLLIHPEEDKIQALRDELDVHASIIEHRKWGAPWHVIEIVRAGMNKAVGLEKISHYFHIPQDRIIAFGDEDNDFEMIEYAGVGVAMGNAIDELKNRANHVAGTNENNGIAEFLGDYLQLRTKAM from the coding sequence ATGACGAAACAGCACTTGATTGCACTTGATTTAGATGGAACGTTACTGACAGATGAGAAAACAATAAGTCCAAAGACGAAAGCGATGGTCCTTACCGCGATCGAACAAGGACATATCGTATGCATCGCAACAGGGCGACCGCATCGGGCCAGTATTGATTTTTATCATGAGCTGGGATTAAATACTCCGATGGTTAACTTTAACGGTGCCTTAATTCACCACCCGAAAGATGAACGATGGGATGCCTTGCACTCACCGTTATCTGTTCGTACTGCTCATAAGATTATTCATACTTGTCACGAACTTGGTGTAAAAAACATTCTGGCCGAAGTAATGGATGACGTCTATTTGGATCAGCACGATGAAGAGATCATGGAAATTTTCCATACGACAGATGATAACCCGATTACCATTGGACGTTTGCAAGCCAACCTAACGGAAGACCCGACTTCCTTGCTTATTCATCCGGAAGAAGATAAAATTCAAGCCTTACGTGACGAACTGGATGTGCATGCCTCCATTATTGAACATAGGAAGTGGGGAGCGCCATGGCATGTTATTGAGATCGTCCGTGCCGGCATGAACAAAGCAGTTGGTTTAGAAAAAATTTCTCATTACTTTCATATTCCCCAAGATCGCATTATCGCATTTGGAGATGAAGACAATGACTTTGAAATGATTGAATATGCAGGTGTTGGTGTAGCGATGGGGAATGCGATTGATGAGCTGAAAAACAGAGCCAATCACGTAGCGGGGACGAATGAGAACAATGGCATCGCAGAGTTTTTAGGTGACTACCTGCAGTTGAGAACGAAAGCAATGTAA
- a CDS encoding DUF2785 domain-containing protein codes for METKLIDVLQPIKDNDFTLPEGKSLQELTTLMLQRIGTVHPVLRDDLIHEIITAFIERGHYNNEQVKNILQSVLNKNYLFYRIGNSKKEEDAVFKRSFSVLLIPPIMKRHREHPFLKEEEVHRVWENLKKYMQQESDHRGYVPGKGWAHAMAHAADALDSVAACDEITSEEVKQMLPIIRTQFLIDQPYLFDEEERMVTAILTMFKKIERQERLEWVETLLYIRESWDNPNEDIIINNCKHLLRALYFRVLEGDHDQLRHVVENLLRELRKQEAY; via the coding sequence ATGGAGACAAAATTGATAGACGTGCTTCAACCCATCAAGGACAATGATTTTACATTGCCTGAGGGGAAGAGCCTGCAAGAACTTACAACTTTGATGCTTCAAAGGATTGGCACTGTTCATCCTGTTCTTCGTGATGACTTGATCCATGAGATTATTACGGCCTTCATTGAACGTGGCCACTATAACAATGAACAGGTAAAGAATATTTTACAATCCGTTTTAAATAAAAATTACTTATTTTATCGAATCGGGAACTCGAAGAAGGAAGAAGACGCTGTCTTTAAAAGAAGTTTCTCTGTTCTGCTCATCCCGCCGATCATGAAGCGGCACCGTGAACACCCGTTTCTAAAGGAAGAAGAGGTACACAGGGTATGGGAAAATTTAAAAAAATATATGCAGCAGGAATCGGATCATAGGGGATATGTCCCTGGCAAGGGATGGGCCCATGCAATGGCCCACGCCGCAGATGCCCTTGATAGTGTGGCTGCCTGTGATGAAATTACCTCAGAGGAAGTCAAACAGATGCTTCCCATTATTCGAACACAATTTTTAATTGACCAGCCTTATTTATTTGATGAAGAGGAACGGATGGTTACGGCGATCTTAACGATGTTTAAAAAAATCGAGCGTCAGGAACGTCTGGAATGGGTGGAGACGCTGCTCTATATACGCGAGAGCTGGGATAATCCAAATGAGGATATTATCATTAATAACTGCAAACATTTATTACGTGCTCTTTATTTCAGAGTCCTTGAAGGGGACCACGATCAACTGCGTCATGTCGTAGAAAACCTGCTTCGTGAATTACGGAAGCAGGAGGCCTACTAA
- a CDS encoding NifU N-terminal domain-containing protein: MAIKVEETPNPNARKFTTDSLIFKGDGSVSVMPGQTSDYDVMNELMALEGVDNVFGFQNFITVNKLPDADWEALTPKVEGLLTEKGF; this comes from the coding sequence ATGGCGATCAAAGTTGAAGAAACACCGAACCCGAATGCACGCAAATTCACAACTGATTCTCTTATTTTTAAAGGGGACGGCAGTGTATCTGTGATGCCCGGACAAACCAGTGATTATGATGTAATGAATGAATTAATGGCACTTGAGGGTGTCGATAATGTATTTGGCTTTCAGAACTTCATTACAGTAAATAAATTACCTGATGCAGATTGGGAAGCTCTGACACCTAAAGTAGAAGGGCTGCTTACAGAAAAAGGTTTTTAA
- a CDS encoding DUF3813 family protein: protein MENSLFENAKQAVSRFTQNRRQNGGHTANAQDMQAAKQAIQSAYSQCSQQEKQQLQQLEQQLDNDHQNMR from the coding sequence ATGGAAAATTCCTTATTTGAGAATGCCAAACAAGCTGTTAGCCGTTTCACACAAAACAGACGCCAAAATGGTGGTCATACTGCGAATGCGCAAGATATGCAAGCAGCCAAGCAAGCGATTCAATCTGCATATAGCCAATGTTCTCAACAGGAGAAACAACAGCTACAGCAGTTAGAACAGCAGCTGGACAACGATCACCAGAACATGCGTTAA
- a CDS encoding alpha-amylase family glycosyl hydrolase, with amino-acid sequence MRKLTTILMIIPFLLFGALTTDAAEKEERTWQGESVYHIMVDRFMNGSNSNDHNVDPKDPKAYHGGDLQGGIEKLDYIKKMGFTTISLSPIMANESGGFHGHWVEDFTSVEDHFGTLADAKRLVEEVHKRDMKILFEFIVNNTGQQHPWLDDPEKEDWFHEGASEGQQGWKSELPDLNTANPDVKQYLFETAEFWINETGVDGFRLDSAGEVSKDFWSDFSQHVKSIDQDFFLLGEVQSRDFQSIAEYQSTGIDAFVNLPFYHTASETFKQAGQPLDELYSVWERSKQVGDPKLMVNFLDYAGSERFTRKAVEAGHNPITRWKLGLTYLFTSPGIPSVLYGSEIPLDGAEPPANLGMMNFKVQNEELNHYLEKLNSIRKEFPAIAKGNFIELYNQDGLAVFKRTYKDETMVIAINNSTETRVANLTNLPEDMQMRGLMLDGLVRPSDQGVYKLGMERETADVFVIEPNDGLNWAFIGFAGGIFLLFVVGVIVVSVKNKRSNES; translated from the coding sequence ATGAGAAAACTAACAACGATTCTCATGATCATCCCGTTTCTTCTTTTTGGCGCGCTTACGACGGACGCTGCTGAAAAAGAAGAGCGAACTTGGCAAGGAGAAAGCGTCTATCATATAATGGTAGATCGATTTATGAACGGCAGTAACAGCAATGACCACAATGTTGATCCGAAAGACCCGAAAGCTTATCATGGCGGGGATTTACAAGGGGGTATCGAGAAACTCGATTATATTAAGAAAATGGGGTTTACGACCATTTCTCTGTCGCCGATTATGGCGAATGAGTCAGGCGGATTTCATGGCCACTGGGTGGAAGATTTTACGTCGGTAGAGGACCATTTTGGCACATTAGCGGATGCCAAACGGCTGGTGGAAGAAGTACATAAGCGCGATATGAAAATTTTATTTGAATTTATCGTCAATAATACGGGTCAGCAGCACCCGTGGTTGGACGATCCAGAAAAGGAAGATTGGTTTCACGAGGGGGCATCAGAAGGTCAACAAGGCTGGAAGTCAGAGCTGCCTGATTTGAACACAGCGAACCCGGATGTGAAACAGTATTTATTTGAAACTGCTGAATTTTGGATCAATGAGACAGGTGTAGACGGTTTCCGATTAGACAGTGCAGGTGAGGTTTCTAAAGATTTCTGGAGTGACTTTTCTCAGCATGTGAAGTCGATCGATCAGGACTTCTTTTTACTGGGAGAAGTACAAAGCCGTGATTTTCAAAGTATTGCCGAATACCAATCAACTGGGATCGATGCTTTTGTGAATCTTCCGTTTTACCACACAGCATCCGAAACCTTCAAACAAGCGGGACAGCCATTGGATGAATTGTACTCCGTTTGGGAACGAAGCAAACAAGTTGGCGATCCAAAACTGATGGTGAACTTTCTTGATTATGCAGGAAGTGAACGGTTTACGAGAAAGGCTGTTGAAGCGGGGCACAATCCGATCACACGCTGGAAATTAGGGTTAACTTATTTGTTTACTTCTCCTGGAATTCCTTCCGTGTTGTATGGTTCAGAAATTCCCCTTGATGGTGCTGAACCGCCAGCTAATTTAGGGATGATGAATTTTAAAGTTCAGAATGAGGAGCTTAACCATTATCTTGAAAAATTGAATTCGATTCGAAAAGAATTTCCAGCGATCGCAAAGGGAAACTTTATCGAGCTGTATAATCAGGATGGCTTAGCTGTATTCAAGAGAACTTATAAGGACGAAACGATGGTGATCGCGATTAATAATTCGACAGAAACGAGAGTCGCCAATTTGACCAACCTGCCTGAAGACATGCAAATGCGAGGTCTGATGCTTGATGGCCTTGTCCGCCCATCCGATCAAGGAGTGTACAAACTGGGAATGGAACGCGAAACGGCAGATGTTTTTGTGATAGAACCTAACGACGGGCTCAACTGGGCATTTATCGGCTTTGCAGGAGGAATCTTCCTGCTATTTGTTGTCGGAGTTATTGTCGTTAGTGTAAAAAATAAGCGGAGCAATGAGTCATAA
- a CDS encoding YitT family protein, producing MFSFESRRIIIVIFGAVLNAISLNLFLIEANVYASGFTGVAQLMTSILQDFFNVSIVSTGLILFILNIPVAILGWFKVGKGFTVYSVISVAFTTLFLELIPVMQLSEDIILNAVFGGVIGGVGVGITLKWGASTGGLDIIAMILSRMKDRPIGIYFLIINSVIIAVAGFLYLPENALYTLLTLYVTTRVIDAVHTRHEKLTAMIITTQAADLEKAIHGKMVRGITTLPAKGAFTQQDKNMLVMVITRYELYDLQHIITEVDPQAFTNIVQTTGIFGFFRKDDK from the coding sequence ATGTTTTCATTTGAATCTAGAAGAATCATAATTGTTATTTTTGGGGCAGTGCTGAATGCGATCTCACTTAACCTCTTTTTAATTGAAGCAAATGTATATGCGAGTGGATTTACCGGGGTAGCCCAGTTAATGACAAGTATTCTTCAAGACTTTTTTAACGTATCCATTGTCAGTACTGGTCTTATTTTATTTATACTTAATATACCTGTTGCCATCCTCGGATGGTTCAAAGTTGGAAAAGGGTTTACGGTTTACAGTGTCATCTCTGTAGCCTTTACAACTCTTTTTCTTGAACTTATTCCGGTGATGCAACTGTCCGAAGATATCATCTTGAACGCTGTATTTGGCGGTGTAATTGGTGGTGTTGGTGTTGGAATCACGCTAAAATGGGGTGCTTCTACTGGCGGTCTGGATATTATTGCGATGATTTTATCGCGAATGAAGGATCGGCCGATTGGAATTTACTTCCTGATTATCAACAGTGTGATTATTGCGGTAGCCGGTTTTTTATATTTACCGGAAAATGCTTTGTATACACTTTTAACACTTTATGTAACAACTCGTGTGATCGATGCTGTTCATACACGTCATGAGAAGCTGACAGCGATGATTATTACGACACAAGCTGCAGATTTAGAAAAAGCTATTCATGGTAAAATGGTAAGAGGGATTACGACCTTACCTGCAAAAGGGGCATTTACCCAGCAGGACAAGAATATGCTTGTAATGGTTATTACAAGGTATGAGTTGTATGATTTGCAGCACATTATTACAGAGGTAGATCCTCAAGCTTTTACTAATATTGTGCAGACGACCGGCATATTTGGCTTTTTTAGAAAAGATGACAAATAG